The segment aacaaaaagtgcgccgaagataccgaaacgatttaagctacaatagcacttttatgagcgatatcgcactttggatggtacaatttaccttgcaattgacaatacgttgaaaaccaaatatatggtacaatgaggctccagagaaagcaacgtttgcatctcactgacagtgactattgacggcgatgaactgaaagtgttTCATGAAcccgtatatttgggatctctggacCCCACcgacgagtaaggagattcaacgacgcattcaaggtcAAGCTAGAAattgagcctactttttccttcgCGAAACGCTTCGATCAAAGGGCATACGCCGCCGGACAAAGCTGACAAtgtgcaaaacgctaatcagaccagtagtcctctacgaacttgagacagtaactttgcttacggaagacatacgtgcacttgccgtacttGAACGACAGGTTTTTGGCggatttttggcggagtacaaacggaaagcggatagTTGCGTAAGCATATGAACCACCAGTtgtaggcactacttggagagattcccatcatctcatcgtatacctggcgaaagttgagagactacggtaggccggccacgtcacaaggatgccgtatgactgtgcagtgaaaaccgttctcttcaagaaccctactTGCACATGGAGTAGAGGgatccaacgtgctagatgccTCGACCAGAGTCGAGAcgcacaacgaattggcgacgaatagccTAGGACAGTGTACAAtagagagaaattcttgatacggcaagatcCGCTCCGGCTTTTGGCTGGTAAGTAAGTTAGTAAGTAGAACCAAACTTCGTGTCATCTCACCTTCGGGTACGTTTGAAGaatcgtgtttttttttcaagcccTTCGTTTAAACACTCTTTCTAGTTAATCGGTTCATTTAAACAGCCCACGAACCGTTCGCCCATCCCTACTCATGACAATGCTTTTTTCATATCACCATTCAGATTGGCATATACTGAAGGCACTTTTCACACGGTTTGTTTTAGTACGCggctatttttacgcgaatttcgaaactCATTCAGTTTTTTACACGAAATTCAGAATTTGAGTGgttgttttacgcgaatttcgaaatttacagaTGAATCAAATATATACatgttttcaacaaaactggAACAAATTCGATAATACTGTTTTCATATAGAATTGCGCTGATAGTTTGTCAGTTTATGCTTTGGAATTTCCCAGCGCTGTGaaaaattttgcgaaaaactttttgcaGATGGTGTTTTCCCTGGATTActgaaaaaaattgcatatattttttggcaaagctTTTGTTCTACGATGTTTGGCTCAATTAGATGTACATTTCCGATTTGCGAGAGGATATCAGAAATTCTCCTTTGAAATTTGATGGGAAAGGAAAAATTCCGAATTATTTAAACTATGCTCGCTGACCGCTgtgaaaatgtttaaaatttctATAGAATTCTTCGGCTCAGGCCTGCACGATAATTTTGAGAAATGCCCATATCTGTTTTTggtaaatatttttgttgtatgaTAGCTTATTAAACGAATGTTTTTTGAATATTAGCTGTTGAAAAGTCGAATAAAGTTTTAAAGtcttaatatttattttattcaaatatttATTCAAACTGTTTGCAAGTTGATCAGTGAAGCCCTTATGAAACGTCTTTCGTTCTGTCGTCAAATTTTATATGTCAAGTATTTACAAGCTTACCTGGTTTTCCCACAAGCTGGCAACGATTCTGTCGTCAAAAAAAAATGACAGCTGCAAAGGGAGAAAATTTTCATATCTTTTCTTTGCGACCGCAGTTGGTGGTGAGCGTGAGTGTGCAGCAGCTgtgaaaagttggaaaaaagcttgtaaaatagttgaaaatttgcGAGACAATTGTAAAAATCTATAAAACTGCTTCTTGCATATCGCCATTGGACAACGAATTGAAGATTAGTTTTAGTTTTGCTGTTTAGCCTGTATACGCGCAGATCTCCCGTCAATGAAACCCAGCAATCGTGAATAAGAAGCAGCAGAGTAGCTTTTAGAGGCTAAAGGACTTATTTTACCTCGCACCCGGATTTGTTGGAATTTAGCAAGAGcattacctattagcaaggaaCTTATTCCTTATAGCAAAATTTAACACAGTACCATGGATAAAAGGAAATTATCGTAAGTATCCGTGTCAAATTGTGCTGCTTTTACGGATCGTAATGTGCAAGAGAGTAGAGTGGGATCCATGTGAAAAAATCGATTTCCTTTAGCTCGTTGGCAGTGTAGTAAAGCCAAGACGAAAAATTGTGTCGAGTGATTCATTTACCGACTGacacgtttgtttttttcaCAAGTCTGCGTCGGCAGAAAAGTTATTGTTTATACTTTTACAGGAAGGCAGAGTCTGTTAACTGGAATGCGAGCCCGGTTTTGTCAATATAAATATCAGTTTTGCAATTCGATAGTTGTCAACTGAAGAAGAAGATGATTCTGTTTGTCCCTTTGGGACAAACTGACTGATAAAGTAAATTTGCGAGAACACAAAATGGTGTGTTCTGTTTCcatttcaaacaaaacgaaATGATTAGCTCATGGCGAAAATTGAACTACCAAGTTATTTTAAGGTTTGAAATTAATACGAAAGATACATATAAAATGGATTCGATCATAAAAATATTGTCACATTGGCCATCGCACGAATAATTTGTGAagagaacgaaacatatgtcaTCCTTGTGCTCACTCTCTCGATACAGCCAAACTTACATGTTGTATCGGCtaagaaaatgttattttttttactCATGTATAGATATAGCATCGCTTTTAGTTTAATAAATGTCGCATATGCACAGAACTTTCAATCTTTTGTGTCAACTATGCCAATTTACCTAGTTCAATGTTAGTAAAGTGTATGAAATTTAACCTTCAACTACTGATAAGGCAAACCAGTGATTTTTATTAGGTACTTTATTTCTTTCAACAAAAATCCCTGTCTCGAATATGTATGACTCAttgtttataaataaaatatgttaCATTTTGATTTTGCCTATTCTGCAGCACATCTGGTGATACGCTCTATCAAACCCTTGGTTTACCAAAGACAGCTACAGCAGATGAAATCAAAAAAACATACCGGAAATTGGCATTGAAATATCACCCAGATAAGAATCCCAACAATCCAGATGCTTCGGAGAAGGTACCTAATTAATTCCTAAACAGCGTTCCACCGGACTCTCACTTATTGCATTATTTCAGTTCAAAGAGGTGAACCGAGCACATTCCATCCTCAGCGACCTGACCAAGAGGAACATCTACGACAACTACGGTTCACTGGGGCTGTACATCGCCGAACAGTTCGGCGAGGAGAATGTCAACGCGTACTTTATGGTCACGTCGCCTACGTGCAAGGTCGGTAGTTTTCTAAAATCTGTAGCAAAGACCATTACAACAGCATCTTCCCATTTTTTTAGGCTATTTTCCTGATTTGCGGCATCATAACTGGCTGctattgttgctgctgctgctgctgttgctgtaaCTTCTGCTGTGGCAAGTACAAACCGCCGGCGAATGACAACACCAGCGATTACCATCATCTACACGTGAGTACCCAGTAGCGCTGTAATGCGAGCtaagttttttttcctcttttatcgGGAACTATTGAATGGATGAAGCGTGCCGATATCGATTTGAAGCTTGCGATAAGCTTCTTTCTCACAGCAGCCGACGCCATAGCGTTGCTTACTGAAGGGGGTTTTATTAGCGCTTTGGAACGCTTTCCACACAGACGGGTTTGCTTAGACCTTGTAGCAAAATGGCGCGGTTTTCCTTTAAATTTGGGTGTGAGTTTATCGTATGATTATTTTTCTCTCGGACAGAACGGGTAGGCTTATAGAGTTTTTCGTTTGTATTTGATTCCAAAATTTGCGCTCAGAATAGTGTACTGTAACTAGGATCGCGAAGCAGATGATGAGGTTTTTACAATAAGAATAATTATAACTTATTTTTAGGGCCTTATTGCACTTTGTTCACAGATTTCTTGCTTTGGTATTATAAATAGCACACTTCAAGAAATAGTCTATTATTGAAAGTGACATTCTTCACTGTGAAGAACAAGTACATCTTGCGGTAAATTATCAGTGATCCATACATTTTGTTTATTGTCAATAATTATGTACATATTTGTGAAGTTTGATATCTGTTTGCACCGATAAGTAAAATACAGTATCAATTCTGtgaatgttatcaaaaataccTTCTACTGTAGTAGTAGATTCCTGTAACAGGAATCCAGGAATAATTAATACAGAGTAGGGTAAATACTCGAAAATCTCCGCGATGCGTGCTGCTTTTAACCGAGCACCTACAAAATTGCAGGAGAATAATTTTCACTAGTCGCGCCTCTCACAATTTCCGTTGTTCAATTCTAAACGGGATGTTCGCTGTGCATAAACTTGACGCATATCTGACAACAACGTCATCCTGCTGATTCTTCTACTAATGAAgtaataattttcatttttgattttCTCAAATGAGTGTTAGCGAAGCGCCGTACAACTGTAGCCGACACGCACGATGTCTTAATTTACACAGCTTCATCAAGCATAATAAAATTAGCATCGAGAATAAAATACTGCAATCATGCAGAACGCAATGTTCTGTTTGCTAGGGATCTTTTCGGCACGCAAGAAATAGAGAGTAGGAAGTTGAAATTAAGATTAAATTAAGATGAAAttaagaaataattttaaagaTAATTTTGCTGGCTAAATTGTGTATAAACGTTAGATATGGCCGGGAACGAGCCTTTCTTAATTGTGTGGGAAAGAgcgacatgttttttttttgtatttatgcCATTACGCGCATGCTGGCTGTTCCGTGTAAGGTTTTTGTCGCAAATTTCGCTAGTAGCGGATTAGAACAACTGTTTCTTTGATTCCGGAAGTCTTCGTATATAAgaaattgaaacaatttaatagtTTTACAGCTTTTTTTGTCACCCAGAAGGGATACCAGTTCTCAGTAACCCGAATCTTACCCAAAATGGAAACATTCTCACATGGAATCGCGAAAACTCCATGTGCGTAGAATTTTACGCGAAGGAAGAAGGGGATCAGCTCAACTAGTCTGCAGCGTTGTTTACAGCTTATCAGTTGATCATTCTGGCTTAACAGTGGTATATGCACTTACAGGGAATCTCATGCCGAACTGCCAATATGTGCGTGATgacagaaacaaaaatatttccaattttttttctcacgtaaaatcctgaacaatatcagcaatgcCGTCATAGCAAATGCCCAATAACCACAAAACTATGAGAGGCGGAATTTTTGCTGTGATTCGATTCATCGATTTATCGCCAGTTACAGGCCTCTTTTATCGATTGGTAGCCCGTTGAGGAACAGTAAGATGACGGTCTACCTTCACTTATGCTCGTGGTTGATAAAACATCAGATCAGCACATCTGAtaagaacctatccgggcgctaacattgattcggatcactacctagtgatggtaaggataggtcaaaaactatctgttgtgaacaacatacgataccggcgcccgccacggtataatctagcgcgactgaagcaaccggatgtcgccgGAATGTACGctttatctctcgaaaccgcactgccggaagagggtgagctggatgaagtccctcctgaagactgttggaatgccgtgaaaacagccacaaacagcgtagcggagaacgtcctaggccgtgtggcaccgaatcgacgtaacgaatagtttgacgaggaatgccagcaaataatggctgagaagaacgcagcgcgggtagagctgcgtagagccactcgtcagaatgtggagcgatacaaatagaagcggagacagcaaaacCGACTCTTCCAGgtgaagaagcgccaccaggtGGAGAAAGAGTGTGAAGAACACGAGCAGCTGtcccgctttcacgacacacggaagttctatcagagacgcAACGAATCTTGTAAAGGTTTTGTGCCGCCTGCCGAaatatgcagagataaagatggaagtatattgactgacgaccgtgcggtgatctaaaggtggaagcagcactacgatgaacacctgaatgacgTGCAGGCAGAAGACCATGATGgcgaaggaagtgaccacatttgTGTAGCaggcaacgaagatgtgccacccccatcgataagggaagttaaagaacccattcagcggctgaagaacaataaagcgagaaaggatggcattggagcggaacttattaaaatgggtccGGACATGtaggccggctgtctgcatgaACTGATCGTCAAGTTTTGAGAAACGGATCGActtccggaggagtggaaagacggggttatctgccccatctacaagaaaggcgataagctggattgtgagaactaccgaatgatcactatcctgaatgtcgcctacaaagtgctgttccaagtcatcttccatcgactattgccaatagccaatagatttgcgggaagttaccaggccgacTTCATCGAAGGTCAGTCTACAACGAACCAAATCTTCAACCTACGGCAGATCCTTTAGAAGTCCGAAGTTTAGCGTATTCCGAGtctccacgcatcacctgttcatcgatttcaaagccgcatatgatagtgtaaaccgacaagagctaggGAAAATTTTAGACGAAAATGGCTTTCCGTGTAAGCTTTACTAGACTTATCTTAGCTACGatggatccagtgctgtgtgagattctcgggtggattgtcgagcGCATTCTAATCTCGCAGGGGATTTCGACAAAGAGATGGTCTCTCCTGCCTGTTATTCagcattgcgcttgaaggtgttacaaGACGAGCGgcaatcgaaatgcggggcacgattttcaagaaatccagtcaatttatctgctttgctgacgacgtagaTGCTTGGTGGAtgtggcagaacatttgaggcggtggaagatcagtacaacaccagactaaaacgcgaagcagagtaGATTGgattaaagataaatacgtccaAAACGCTGTATGCTAAACGTATTTGCTGATGCAACAAGGCCCGCTAGGGCAGtactggcgagcactgggtgtccGCGGAACtgaagaccagctgccatggaccgaaatagatggagaaattatattaCGCAggtcttgtcgtaagacgttaggccaattaaagAAAGGCATACACGTCCGAACTCGTGTCTTGTGCAATAACCTCTTTCTGCACGTACCGCAGAAACGGACGACAAAGTTATTTAAGCAGCTTCATTCCAGTTTCGATTTTAACGTTAGTCAAGAAATGTTCAAAGATTGTGTTTTAGCCTAAGTACGTACTTTTTAAGCTAAGCCTATCATTTGAGACGTCATTGATCCTGTAAATTTCAATTTGTTTGAAGCAAAAGTTCTGTTCTTGAAAATATATgttctgtgttcagattggcaagaagtgTAGTGAATTCCAGTAAATACATTTCTAAAAGCAGCGCTCTTGTTTTGGGCCcagaaactgcttccgaaattgggctttctgaTGAACAGTTAATGTGATATCAAATCAACCTTTCTTGACAAGCAAAACCCGTTCACCTCACTGGTAGACGCTAGCTGGAAGGTCGAGGGCGTTTATAAAACCAACTACAGCGCGTCTCAGTACCACGTTTGTTGATAAAGCAGCTTGCCTGTAGCGTGAGGTAGACGGTGATCAGTCGGCAGGACCTCAAACAGTGTAGAGGCGATAGTGGATGAACTGTAAGCGCCGAAAACTGCGTCAGCCATGGCATTTAGAGAGTATTATTATACTTGCCAAAGATCGAGGTTTGGAAGCCCTGGTCCCCACATCCGCACGTAGGACCGGAGTGATTATTAAACGCTGGCGGGAATTGTTCAGCCACGGCTAGAGGGTTAATGGCTTTCATGACTAGTGAGTGGTAGTGAGTAGTCTTCGACGGTAGAAGTAAGCATCGACGGTTTTTCCTCCAGAGCTTTCATTGCTAACTCTGGAATTCCCCAAGGTAGCCATCTTAAACCTTTGGTCTTCCTCGTCTACTTGAACGATGTCAACTGCCTGCTTAAATGCCCGCGACACTCTTTTGTCGACGATCTGAAGTTGTATGGTAAAGTTGATAGTCCGTTCGATGCCGTGTTCCTACAAGAGCAGCTATcgatttttgcgaaatggtgCACAGATAACCGCATGTTGCTAAACTTcgacaaatgtgaaataattacattctcCAGGATATTAAACCCACCGTCTTCGACTACATGCTATCAGGTATGCCTTTACGCCGCGAAAATTGCGTCAAGGACATGGGAATACTGCTTGCAAGCTTTACTTCAAATAGCACATAACATTTattgtcgacaaggcctgcaaGAACCTGGGATTCATCATGCAGATCGCCAAGAACTTCTGCGACATCTACTGTTTCAACGCTCTCTACTCAGATCCTTGTCACGacagctgtcagctgaagccgccttCGATAGTggtggtggtaatagaggtagacaacaaattttgagtcaaaatttaaatgagacaacgcatgtatttaatgctgcgcagtatgacgattgcagcgtgttgtttcccctattttgtttatcgtaaaaaataagactattgaaagtcagaatttttcctaCGTCGCcgataacacaaaaaacgaacaTCTTTCACTGTCTACATCAtacatgcaacaaattttctgaagcattAAACTGTATGATAgcgtaattcttacagctgttttcaaatttgacgtaaaatcgagccagcaagcctggctcaaacggcttcaagaaaaatgtatgagaatgacgttcgtgccagggatgtgtCTCTACTGCGCTCCAGTGTAGAGTCCTTattaccaaaatggagttgaccgaatcgagtcagtgcagcgtaGATTCATATGATTCGCTCTTCGgagattgccctggaacgacccctatgaacaacgctgcagactGATCGATCTCGGTCTCGGTGATCGTTTTGAACACTCATCGCGATGTGATCAGAGCAATTGCTGTCGCCGATATGCTGACCTCGAGATTGGATTGTCCATGTCTACTCGCGAATGCCTGCCATGCTATTTCAATCGCTTTATACCTAGCTTCGACTTAAACGTAGgccgcgaggtactgaaaactcgattCCTGGCACTAGTACGTAGATTCTAGGTTAAGTGTATCGGAAT is part of the Sabethes cyaneus chromosome 2, idSabCyanKW18_F2, whole genome shotgun sequence genome and harbors:
- the LOC128733552 gene encoding dnaJ homolog subfamily C member 5 homolog isoform X1, whose product is MDKRKLSTSGDTLYQTLGLPKTATADEIKKTYRKLALKYHPDKNPNNPDASEKFKEVNRAHSILSDLTKRNIYDNYGSLGLYIAEQFGEENVNAYFMVTSPTCKAIFLICGIITGCYCCCCCCCCCNFCCGKYKPPANDNTSDYHHLHRDAASSSNAGEGATVTDQPQRREDLADLEDNGGGPVTSQPTAGQAQGAGMPVYAMPAPSANPTNPFTGAAAATESTGLNTGSQPVYTPGMK
- the LOC128733552 gene encoding dnaJ homolog subfamily C member 5 homolog isoform X2, translating into MDKRKLSTSGDTLYQTLGLPKTATADEIKKTYRKLALKYHPDKNPNNPDASEKFKEVNRAHSILSDLTKRNIYDNYGSLGLYIAEQFGEENVNAYFMVTSPTCKAIFLICGIITGCYCCCCCCCCCNFCCGKYKPPANDNTSDYHHLHEDLADLEDNGGGPVTSQPTAGQAQGAGMPVYAMPAPSANPTNPFTGAAAATESTGLNTGSQPVYTPGMK